One genomic segment of Catalinimonas alkaloidigena includes these proteins:
- a CDS encoding dihydrodipicolinate synthase family protein, whose protein sequence is MKADNTNKLQGIIPPIATPLLDQYTMDKMGLVKLLKHVIDGGVHGLFMLGTTGEAVSLSYRLRYDIMEQCISEVRGQLPVLVGVSDTSLEEAIAFSRKAEKAGVSGIVVAPPYYFPCAQEALYEYVVQLAEAINIPTYIYNIPSHSPHVFSEDTVVRLLNHPQIAGYKDSSCSMMAFHQMKHKLGAGFNKTYLLGPEELLGEAVMMGADGGVNGGANAFPQLYVSLYHAAKAGDVQKVNALQEQVMRISHTLYQGGKTVIQGIKFALTEMGICQDFVALPLAPLDHLEKEAMRQFLEKFEVVL, encoded by the coding sequence ATGAAGGCAGATAATACAAATAAATTACAGGGAATTATTCCTCCTATTGCCACTCCCTTGCTAGACCAGTACACCATGGATAAAATGGGTTTGGTCAAATTACTCAAGCATGTGATTGATGGGGGAGTGCATGGGCTTTTTATGCTGGGTACTACCGGAGAAGCAGTCAGCTTAAGCTATCGGCTACGCTATGATATCATGGAGCAGTGTATCTCGGAAGTAAGAGGACAGCTACCCGTATTGGTAGGCGTAAGTGATACCAGTCTGGAAGAGGCGATAGCATTTTCAAGAAAAGCTGAAAAGGCTGGCGTAAGCGGTATAGTTGTAGCGCCGCCCTATTATTTTCCATGCGCTCAGGAGGCATTATATGAATATGTGGTGCAGCTGGCAGAGGCCATTAACATACCGACTTATATCTACAATATTCCAAGCCACAGCCCACATGTCTTTTCAGAGGATACAGTGGTCAGGTTACTGAATCATCCTCAGATCGCTGGTTATAAAGATAGTAGCTGTAGCATGATGGCCTTTCATCAAATGAAGCATAAACTGGGAGCGGGCTTTAACAAAACCTACCTGCTCGGGCCGGAAGAACTGTTAGGGGAAGCGGTGATGATGGGCGCTGATGGAGGGGTCAATGGAGGAGCGAACGCCTTCCCTCAATTGTACGTGAGCCTTTATCATGCCGCAAAAGCCGGTGACGTGCAGAAAGTAAATGCATTGCAAGAGCAGGTAATGCGCATCAGCCACACGCTTTATCAGGGAGGTAAGACCGTCATACAGGGCATTAAGTTCGCCTTAACAGAAATGGGAATTTGTCAGGATTTTGTAGCTCTTCCGCTCGCCCCATTAGATCATTTGGAAAAAGAAGCAATGCGGCAATTTCTGGAAAAATTTGAAGTAGTATTATAA